The following proteins are encoded in a genomic region of Methanobrevibacter sp.:
- a CDS encoding DNA polymerase subunit beta: MEKVRTRDFIYTTDGLFFASTNYVHPEGRYISFLRYVPDENGDREKNGTKYRKVSSDEAYEYLTENYPDYLYDCDVTKVKNMMGVPLEKVEQIIRPQNRLRDIRENGESKNPEIVAKLLDVADFFHYVAGIDYDHLGISGSILPGLHKSDVSDIDFVIFGLENHRKAMKAFRENKGKDVYIDEIGKSIKVMGITDDYWDFLYDKRIKDDSLSKEEFRWYENRKGNRGTIDGTLFDILATKDYDEIEGEWGDTVYEPIGVASVECKIVSALGAFDNPSLYTIEDLKIIDGVEAPITELVSFTHTYAGEVEDEEEVVARGKVEKVIKNGTDISYRLVVGTTRESIDEYIKLKESPA; encoded by the coding sequence ATGGAAAAGGTAAGAACAAGAGATTTTATTTATACCACTGACGGATTATTCTTTGCTTCAACAAATTATGTTCATCCTGAGGGTCGTTATATTTCATTTTTAAGATATGTTCCCGATGAAAATGGCGATCGTGAAAAGAACGGCACAAAATACAGAAAAGTAAGTTCTGATGAAGCTTATGAATATTTGACTGAAAATTATCCTGATTACCTTTATGATTGTGATGTAACCAAGGTCAAAAACATGATGGGGGTTCCACTTGAAAAGGTAGAGCAAATCATAAGGCCACAGAATCGTCTTAGGGACATAAGGGAAAATGGGGAAAGCAAAAATCCCGAAATCGTTGCTAAGCTTCTGGATGTTGCTGACTTTTTCCATTATGTGGCAGGCATTGATTATGACCATCTTGGAATTTCAGGCTCAATCCTTCCAGGACTTCATAAAAGTGATGTTTCAGACATTGATTTTGTAATTTTCGGCCTTGAAAATCATAGAAAAGCCATGAAAGCATTTAGGGAAAACAAAGGAAAGGACGTTTATATTGATGAAATCGGAAAATCAATAAAGGTAATGGGAATTACTGATGACTACTGGGATTTCCTTTACGATAAAAGAATAAAGGATGATAGCCTATCCAAAGAGGAATTCAGATGGTATGAAAACAGAAAAGGAAACCGTGGAACCATCGATGGAACATTATTTGACATATTGGCCACCAAGGACTATGATGAGATTGAAGGTGAATGGGGAGATACAGTTTATGAACCTATAGGAGTGGCAAGCGTCGAATGCAAGATTGTAAGTGCATTGGGAGCCTTTGACAACCCATCACTTTATACCATTGAAGACCTGAAGATAATTGACGGAGTAGAGGCTCCAATTACAGAATTGGTATCGTTTACCCACACCTATGCCGGAGAAGTGGAAGACGAAGAGGAAGTTGTAGCTCGCGGAAAGGTTGAAAAGGTAATTAAAAACGGAACTGACATCAGCTACAGACTTGTTGTCGGAACCACTAGAGAGTCCATAGACGAATACATTAAACTTAAGGAAAGTCCTGCCTAG
- a CDS encoding DUF366 family protein — protein MSIEHKHVAEIFPYDGSQIDASWAFREFGIYGSSIITWVGPVNITPDNLKDFADVGLEIKSNYMINFICEFFDCQPANMRIAYLRQRLLVMIFREILFEKGVETKREGDDIFVDGRKLSISIATASLSSMKIHFALNLEDKGTPDDVDTIGLFDITDEDNNQIFDDGNLVDLVNETVDRFILELETIENDISKTNLL, from the coding sequence ATGAGTATTGAACACAAACATGTTGCAGAAATTTTTCCATATGATGGAAGTCAAATTGATGCTTCTTGGGCTTTTAGGGAATTTGGAATTTACGGATCATCCATCATAACATGGGTTGGTCCAGTAAACATAACTCCGGACAACCTGAAGGATTTTGCTGATGTAGGACTTGAAATCAAGTCTAATTATATGATTAATTTTATTTGTGAATTTTTTGATTGTCAACCTGCCAATATGAGAATAGCTTATCTTCGCCAAAGACTTCTTGTGATGATATTTAGGGAAATATTGTTTGAAAAGGGAGTTGAAACCAAAAGGGAGGGTGATGATATCTTTGTGGATGGCAGAAAACTTAGCATATCAATCGCTACAGCCAGCTTAAGCAGTATGAAGATTCATTTTGCTCTTAATCTTGAAGATAAGGGAACTCCTGATGATGTGGATACTATCGGTTTGTTTGACATTACTGATGAAGACAACAATCAGATATTTGATGACGGCAATCTTGTAGATCTAGTTAACGAAACAGTCGATAGATTTATATTGGAGTTAGAAACAATTGAAAATGATATTTCAAAAACTAATTTATTATAG
- a CDS encoding 6-carboxytetrahydropterin synthase, producing MKILINGIQSNLRFSSAHIIPGHPTCGHIHGHSYFVDVEIEGDRAGEFDFVVDFKDVKAYTKAICDTLDHRLLIPVQNDLIEFKDFTKWADPIEKLEDAKTVHFKVDGKGYSVPADDCVFLDLPYTSAEELSKYFADILVKELSKKYDNLFTLSVCVNEGIGQGAMYTKEFVE from the coding sequence ATGAAAATTTTAATTAACGGTATTCAATCCAATTTAAGGTTCTCTTCAGCGCATATAATTCCAGGACATCCAACCTGCGGTCATATCCATGGACATTCCTATTTTGTGGATGTTGAAATTGAAGGTGACCGTGCTGGGGAATTTGATTTTGTAGTTGATTTTAAAGATGTTAAGGCATATACAAAAGCCATTTGCGATACCTTGGATCACAGGCTTTTAATCCCAGTTCAAAATGATTTGATTGAATTCAAGGACTTTACCAAATGGGCGGACCCTATTGAAAAGTTGGAGGACGCAAAAACCGTTCATTTTAAGGTGGATGGTAAAGGATATAGCGTTCCTGCTGACGATTGTGTATTTTTAGACCTTCCATATACTTCAGCAGAGGAATTGTCCAAATATTTTGCAGATATTTTAGTCAAAGAGCTATCTAAGAAATATGATAATTTATTTACACTTTCAGTATGTGTTAATGAAGGCATTGGTCAAGGGGCAATGTATACAAAAGAATTTGTGGAATAA
- a CDS encoding 7-carboxy-7-deazaguanine synthase QueE produces the protein MKAPIIEIFSSFQGEGPYIGQRQIFVRFAGCNLDCSYCDTNKSKSEKSGKSMTVEEVVDEINRLKTPDCKVVSFTGGEPSLYPDFISEVSERIDLKTLLETNGTLPDNINRIKNLNIVSLDIKLPEHFDNDYDKTIFDNEIKSLHLLMAKSILVYCKIVTLPTTKTNTIKEVIEKLSESTINNELQIDIQPSSPLSDWKGNTWKLFKFSEIAGEYFEVSTIPQIHPILNIE, from the coding sequence ATGAAAGCTCCAATAATTGAAATATTTTCAAGTTTTCAGGGTGAAGGACCGTATATTGGTCAAAGGCAGATATTTGTCCGTTTTGCCGGATGCAATTTGGATTGTAGCTACTGTGATACAAACAAAAGCAAATCTGAAAAATCCGGCAAGTCAATGACTGTGGAAGAGGTTGTTGATGAAATCAATAGGCTAAAAACACCTGACTGTAAGGTGGTTTCATTTACTGGTGGGGAGCCAAGCCTATACCCAGATTTCATCTCAGAGGTTTCTGAAAGGATTGATTTGAAGACACTTCTGGAAACAAACGGTACTTTGCCAGATAATATAAATAGAATTAAAAATCTGAACATTGTTTCGTTAGATATCAAACTTCCTGAACATTTTGATAATGATTATGATAAAACTATTTTTGATAATGAGATTAAATCATTACATTTATTAATGGCTAAGTCTATATTGGTATATTGTAAAATCGTTACGTTGCCAACAACAAAAACGAATACGATTAAAGAGGTAATAGAAAAACTTTCTGAAAGTACAATAAATAATGAGCTTCAAATTGATATTCAACCATCCAGTCCACTTTCAGACTGGAAGGGCAATACTTGGAAGTTATTTAAATTTTCAGAGATTGCAGGGGAATATTTTGAAGTTTCCACTATTCCGCAAATTCATCCGATTTTGAATATTGAATAG
- a CDS encoding CBS domain-containing protein → MKDKKAINVSKSGNRGSIEHQTKAADHDGDIMEMASRDVLSIPPSTSIKETTEIMMEHKFRRLPVTDPGSGKVLGIVTVMDVLNFLGGGDKFNIIEKKYDDNFLAAINVPVKEIMSTGVITLSNKASVDETIKTMLDNQIGAVPIIDHDGNLVGIITERDVALSLAGVLTEEEVQDYMSTKVFTTTPGTPVEGACKIMVRNSLRRIPIVGGDADISKANKKLLGMVTSTDIVNFLNDKELFGNLKGNSATEVLDTKLSEIMVTDLVTVAPNEKLGDLCLTFAEKNIGGAPVVKDGKIVGIITERDVIKAIKKF, encoded by the coding sequence ATGAAAGATAAAAAAGCAATAAATGTAAGTAAATCAGGAAATAGAGGTTCAATTGAACATCAAACTAAAGCTGCAGACCATGATGGGGACATTATGGAAATGGCAAGCAGGGATGTTCTTTCAATACCACCATCAACCAGCATTAAAGAAACAACTGAAATTATGATGGAACATAAATTCAGAAGATTGCCTGTAACCGATCCGGGTTCAGGTAAAGTTTTAGGTATTGTTACTGTTATGGATGTCTTAAATTTCCTTGGTGGGGGAGATAAATTCAACATCATCGAGAAAAAATATGATGATAACTTTTTAGCGGCTATCAATGTTCCTGTTAAAGAAATCATGTCAACTGGTGTAATTACCTTATCTAATAAGGCATCCGTTGATGAGACTATCAAAACCATGCTGGACAATCAAATTGGTGCAGTTCCAATTATTGACCATGACGGAAACCTTGTAGGTATTATCACCGAAAGGGATGTTGCATTGTCTCTTGCAGGAGTATTGACCGAAGAGGAAGTACAAGACTACATGAGTACTAAAGTTTTCACTACCACTCCTGGAACCCCTGTTGAAGGAGCATGTAAAATAATGGTAAGAAATAGCTTAAGAAGAATCCCTATTGTTGGAGGGGATGCAGACATTTCAAAAGCTAATAAAAAACTTTTAGGAATGGTAACTTCAACAGATATTGTAAACTTCTTAAACGATAAAGAACTATTCGGTAATTTAAAAGGCAATTCTGCAACAGAAGTATTGGACACTAAACTTTCTGAAATAATGGTTACTGATTTAGTGACTGTTGCACCAAATGAGAAATTAGGTGACTTATGCTTAACCTTCGCTGAAAAGAACATTGGTGGAGCACCTGTTGTAAAAGATGGCAAAATTGTAGGTATTATTACCGAAAGAGATGTTATCAAAGCTATTAAAAAATTCTAA
- a CDS encoding CBS domain-containing protein: protein MKIKNLMTEDLITIDKDQNLTDALKLMHKHKISRLPVLNANHEHKKELVGIISERDIADKIGSAKFEKKPISRIHVSSVMVKDIITVPEDMDLIDVAKLMFDNGIGSVPVMDDENNLVGIVSKADFLTLANGKAFDKLYVKDVMSKNITSVSPDERVVHARRLMIDAKVGRLPVIENDKLVGMITYKDLIRAFLDIKKNVPENHQKVHLKELLVDEIMTPNPLSANEYESVSKVDNLMIETGFNGIPTINDNNYVVGIITQTDILGLLIELES from the coding sequence ATGAAAATTAAAAATTTAATGACAGAAGATTTAATCACTATCGATAAAGATCAAAATTTAACAGACGCATTAAAATTGATGCATAAACATAAAATATCTAGATTGCCGGTTTTAAATGCAAATCATGAACACAAAAAGGAACTTGTAGGTATTATATCAGAAAGGGATATAGCTGATAAGATAGGCTCTGCAAAATTTGAGAAAAAGCCAATTTCAAGAATTCATGTTTCCTCTGTAATGGTTAAGGACATAATTACCGTTCCTGAAGATATGGATTTGATAGATGTAGCTAAATTGATGTTTGACAATGGAATAGGTTCTGTTCCAGTAATGGATGATGAAAATAATCTTGTGGGAATTGTTTCAAAAGCAGACTTCTTAACATTAGCTAACGGAAAGGCTTTTGACAAATTATACGTAAAGGATGTAATGTCTAAAAATATAACTTCCGTTTCACCTGACGAAAGGGTGGTTCATGCAAGAAGATTGATGATTGATGCAAAAGTGGGCAGACTTCCTGTTATTGAAAATGATAAGTTAGTGGGTATGATTACTTATAAGGATTTGATTAGAGCATTCCTTGATATTAAGAAAAATGTTCCTGAAAATCATCAAAAAGTTCATTTAAAAGAACTTTTAGTGGATGAAATCATGACTCCAAATCCATTATCTGCTAATGAATATGAATCCGTTTCAAAAGTTGATAATTTGATGATTGAAACAGGATTCAATGGAATTCCAACTATTAATGATAATAATTATGTAGTTGGTATTATAACTCAAACAGACATTTTAGGTTTGTTGATTGAGTTAGAATCTTAA
- the pheA gene encoding prephenate dehydratase — protein sequence MKPISFLGPKGTFTHEAASTISDNLVSYCTIPAVLESVATGECNRGVVPIENSIEGAVSQTLDLFAHKYDLKIHDEIIIPINHNLIVNKGVSLDEITDVYSHSQALGQCQGFINENNIQPHFAISTANAVKSIMGNENAAAIGNKKAAELYDMEILISGIQDVSNNETRFVIVSNDDHAPTGKDKTSIAFSFYEDNPGELYKILGIFYKANVNLTKVESRPSKEGLGNYIFFLDFYGHRTDDNIKNILAEIEENTSVLKVLGSYPIFSY from the coding sequence ATAAAACCAATATCATTTTTAGGACCTAAAGGCACATTCACCCATGAAGCGGCCAGCACAATATCTGACAATTTAGTTTCTTACTGCACAATTCCGGCAGTTTTGGAAAGTGTTGCAACAGGAGAATGCAATAGGGGTGTTGTTCCAATTGAAAATTCAATAGAGGGTGCTGTTTCCCAAACTCTTGACTTATTCGCACATAAATATGATTTAAAGATTCATGATGAAATCATTATTCCAATTAATCATAATTTGATCGTAAACAAGGGAGTGTCACTTGATGAGATTACTGATGTATATTCTCATTCACAGGCTTTGGGTCAATGTCAGGGTTTTATAAATGAAAACAATATTCAGCCTCATTTTGCAATAAGTACGGCAAATGCCGTTAAAAGCATAATGGGAAATGAAAATGCTGCAGCTATTGGAAATAAAAAGGCTGCCGAACTTTATGACATGGAAATTTTAATCAGTGGAATTCAGGATGTTTCAAATAACGAGACTCGTTTTGTAATAGTTTCCAATGACGATCATGCTCCCACAGGAAAGGATAAAACTTCAATCGCATTTTCTTTTTATGAAGATAATCCTGGGGAACTTTATAAGATTTTGGGAATTTTCTATAAGGCTAATGTAAACTTAACCAAAGTGGAATCCAGGCCATCTAAGGAAGGTTTGGGAAATTATATTTTCTTTTTGGATTTTTATGGTCATAGGACTGATGACAACATTAAGAATATTCTTGCGGAAATAGAGGAAAACACTTCTGTTTTAAAGGTCTTAGGTTCATACCCCATATTCAGTTATTAA
- a CDS encoding endoglucanase produces MQDEKQHILNVMRSLEEDYKAGKVSPKKYKFYMAKYNDRLRYLDKNAATNRIRSMQGKPAPDTQRRRKKYKKAADKRRKEENDLVQKYIIDPKKGDKNLNAKKKKEMKSGTYKLLIVLILVIAFTIGISAGIFVFDFQEMSVVNSNALVEDTAFPDLGNVTVDTNETSNYTAITTTTPDEDTYTSDDSDYSTGDDYSGDSSGGSYAPSQSPSQSQTPSTPQTGSETGG; encoded by the coding sequence GTGCAGGACGAAAAACAACATATTCTAAATGTTATGAGAAGTCTTGAGGAAGACTATAAGGCCGGTAAAGTCTCACCTAAGAAATATAAATTTTACATGGCTAAATATAATGATAGACTTAGATATTTGGATAAGAATGCAGCTACTAATAGGATTCGTTCAATGCAAGGCAAACCTGCTCCTGACACTCAACGCAGAAGAAAAAAATATAAGAAAGCTGCTGATAAAAGAAGAAAAGAAGAAAATGATCTTGTTCAAAAGTATATAATTGATCCTAAAAAAGGAGATAAGAATTTAAATGCAAAAAAGAAAAAGGAAATGAAATCAGGAACTTATAAGTTGCTTATTGTCCTGATTTTGGTTATTGCATTTACCATAGGTATTAGTGCAGGTATTTTTGTTTTTGATTTCCAGGAAATGTCTGTTGTAAATTCCAACGCACTTGTTGAAGACACTGCATTCCCTGATTTAGGTAATGTAACGGTAGATACTAATGAGACTTCCAATTATACTGCCATAACCACAACCACTCCTGATGAAGATACTTATACTAGTGACGATTCTGATTATTCTACTGGAGATGATTACAGCGGTGATTCCAGTGGAGGTAGTTATGCACCTTCCCAGAGTCCAAGTCAAAGTCAAACTCCATCAACTCCTCAAACAGGCTCTGAAACTGGAGGATAG
- a CDS encoding flavoprotein gives MIVLCVTGSIAATEAIKLAREIRRNDVEVKCFMSQAACDIITPNAMEFATGNEVVTELTGKIEHVKYSQEDLILVAPATANTISKFAYKIADNPISTLLITAYGHNTPILFVPSMHDSMYTAVKDNIQKIKDEGSANFLKPRMDEGKAKFPDKEDIVLESLRLINQNK, from the coding sequence ATGATTGTTTTATGTGTTACTGGAAGTATTGCTGCAACTGAAGCTATTAAATTAGCTCGTGAAATTAGAAGGAATGATGTTGAAGTTAAATGTTTTATGAGTCAGGCAGCATGTGATATTATAACTCCAAATGCAATGGAGTTCGCAACTGGTAATGAAGTTGTCACAGAACTTACAGGTAAAATAGAGCATGTTAAATATAGCCAAGAGGATTTGATATTGGTAGCTCCAGCTACTGCGAATACAATCAGTAAATTTGCATATAAAATAGCGGACAATCCAATTTCCACACTTTTGATTACTGCATATGGCCACAATACTCCAATTTTGTTCGTCCCATCTATGCATGACTCAATGTACACAGCAGTTAAGGACAATATTCAAAAAATTAAAGATGAAGGTTCTGCAAATTTCCTTAAACCAAGAATGGATGAGGGAAAGGCCAAATTTCCAGACAAGGAAGACATTGTTCTCGAATCATTAAGGTTAATAAATCAAAACAAGTAG
- a CDS encoding phosphopantothenoylcysteine decarboxylase, protein MSNNSSGKMGLELAKEAYIRGADVTVIVGNVSVKISSLFNSVHVKTTQDMAEAVFDLVPEHDIFISTAAVSDFKISEFKDSKVSSENNLDIILKPTVKILSKVKEINPSIFLVGFKALYNAQRSELIESAKNQIKNSKTDLVVANDVGDRNCTFGSDNNKVLIIGDEIIETPLKSKKEISKIIWDEILRKI, encoded by the coding sequence ATCAGCAATAATTCTTCTGGAAAAATGGGTTTGGAATTAGCTAAAGAAGCTTATATTCGTGGAGCTGATGTGACAGTGATTGTTGGAAACGTTTCCGTTAAAATCTCTTCACTTTTCAATTCAGTTCATGTTAAAACTACTCAAGATATGGCCGAAGCAGTTTTTGATTTAGTTCCCGAACATGATATTTTTATTTCGACCGCTGCTGTTTCTGATTTTAAAATAAGCGAGTTCAAAGATTCCAAGGTTTCATCTGAAAATAATTTGGACATCATATTAAAACCTACAGTAAAAATCCTAAGCAAGGTTAAGGAGATTAATCCTTCAATCTTTCTAGTGGGTTTTAAAGCATTGTATAACGCCCAAAGAAGCGAATTGATAGAAAGTGCTAAAAATCAGATTAAAAACTCAAAGACGGATTTGGTGGTGGCTAATGATGTTGGGGATAGAAATTGCACCTTCGGATCTGACAATAACAAGGTTTTGATCATTGGCGATGAAATAATTGAAACACCTTTAAAATCTAAAAAAGAAATCTCTAAAATAATTTGGGATGAGATTTTGAGAAAAATTTGA
- a CDS encoding fibrillarin-like rRNA/tRNA 2'-O-methyltransferase yields the protein MKVYLKEDQIATENLVPGISVYGEKLLKEDDKEYRLWNPYRSKLAAGLMNGLSNLDIVEDEKILYLGASTGTTVSHISDIAINGMVYAVEFSPVTCKKLVRLSNRRSNIAPILGDATKPKQYLNLVEKVDLVYCDVAQPTQTSLFMKNMNLFAKEDGIGLLMLKARSIDVVQKPKKIFKEEEKKLKEKGFKIIEKIKLEPYEKDHIGFLVEKNF from the coding sequence ATGAAAGTTTATTTAAAAGAAGACCAAATAGCTACTGAAAATTTAGTTCCAGGGATTTCAGTCTATGGTGAAAAACTGCTCAAGGAAGATGACAAAGAATACAGGCTTTGGAATCCTTACCGTTCGAAATTAGCTGCAGGCCTAATGAATGGACTATCAAATTTAGACATTGTAGAGGATGAAAAAATACTCTATTTAGGTGCTTCTACAGGAACTACAGTTTCCCACATTTCAGATATCGCAATAAATGGAATGGTTTATGCTGTGGAATTTTCACCTGTGACCTGTAAAAAACTTGTAAGATTATCCAATAGACGTTCAAATATTGCCCCAATACTTGGAGATGCCACAAAGCCCAAACAATATTTGAATCTGGTTGAAAAGGTGGATTTGGTTTATTGTGATGTTGCACAGCCAACCCAAACAAGCCTATTTATGAAAAACATGAACCTTTTTGCCAAGGAAGATGGAATAGGATTGTTAATGCTTAAGGCAAGAAGTATTGATGTAGTCCAAAAACCTAAAAAAATCTTCAAAGAAGAGGAAAAGAAGCTAAAAGAAAAAGGGTTCAAGATTATTGAAAAAATCAAACTAGAACCTTATGAAAAAGACCACATCGGCTTTTTAGTTGAGAAAAATTTTTAG
- a CDS encoding NOP5/NOP56 family protein, which translates to MDCYITYFIGGFLAFKDNQDLIKIKPFPKDEIVSRMISLENKELVAEEIEIIEELENEFDNIIIESNKRTSDFKDFKNVEIKTPNLGGETLRENLDKYMDDFDMSKEEFIKYYRKLSLYKMKELSKSEDKHLIQAINSIDDIDEAISKLIERIREWYALYFPEMDMIRNNETYIKLISENKTKSKIIEAKPDAFLIDVDEFDDEDINQEDLDIINNYANSIYELQNTRKSIEKYIEMKMESIAPNLKALVGPTLGAKLISHAGGIKRLSTYPSSTVQIMGAEKALFRHLKSGDRPPKYGLIYQHPKVRGSKWWNRGKIARTLASRISLATRKDVYTKDIDPEIYEKFEQKVEEIEKANPFPTKTTKRRQEEKTKGRKKAKKGKKRKNKRRRK; encoded by the coding sequence ATGGATTGCTATATAACATATTTTATTGGTGGTTTTCTAGCTTTTAAAGACAACCAAGATTTAATTAAAATAAAACCATTTCCAAAAGACGAGATAGTTTCTAGAATGATTTCTCTTGAAAATAAGGAGCTTGTAGCTGAAGAGATAGAAATTATTGAAGAATTGGAAAATGAATTTGATAACATCATAATAGAATCAAACAAAAGAACTTCTGATTTTAAGGATTTTAAAAATGTCGAGATAAAAACACCAAATTTGGGTGGAGAAACACTACGTGAAAATCTTGACAAATACATGGATGATTTTGACATGTCCAAAGAGGAATTTATCAAATATTACAGGAAACTAAGCCTCTATAAAATGAAGGAACTTTCAAAATCAGAAGACAAGCATCTGATACAGGCCATCAACAGTATTGATGATATTGACGAAGCCATCAGCAAATTGATTGAAAGAATAAGGGAATGGTATGCACTATACTTCCCCGAAATGGACATGATTAGAAATAACGAGACTTACATAAAGCTAATCTCCGAAAATAAAACAAAATCAAAAATCATTGAAGCGAAACCTGACGCTTTTCTGATTGATGTTGATGAATTTGATGATGAGGACATTAATCAGGAAGACCTGGACATTATAAACAACTATGCAAATTCAATATATGAACTTCAAAACACTAGAAAAAGCATTGAAAAATATATTGAAATGAAAATGGAATCAATTGCCCCTAACTTAAAGGCACTTGTAGGGCCAACACTTGGAGCAAAACTAATATCCCATGCAGGAGGAATCAAAAGGCTTTCCACATACCCATCAAGTACAGTGCAGATAATGGGTGCTGAAAAAGCATTGTTCAGACATCTTAAAAGTGGAGATAGGCCTCCAAAATATGGTTTGATATACCAACATCCAAAAGTAAGAGGTTCAAAATGGTGGAATAGGGGAAAAATAGCAAGAACCCTTGCATCAAGAATATCATTAGCTACACGTAAAGACGTCTATACCAAGGACATCGATCCGGAAATATATGAGAAATTTGAACAGAAAGTAGAAGAGATTGAAAAAGCAAATCCGTTCCCAACAAAAACCACCAAAAGACGTCAAGAGGAAAAAACAAAAGGACGTAAAAAAGCTAAAAAAGGTAAAAAAAGAAAAAACAAAAGAAGAAGGAAGTAA
- a CDS encoding dihydroorotate dehydrogenase, translating into MLKTNVCGVELENPLMLAAGILGSNSSSLNMILNSGAGGVVTKSFSKDPNPGYINPTTVGVDCGIINAIGLSNPGVDNFLEEIKKVNADEGKAVIASIYGSMPEEFSYLVEAVQEYVDMIELNISCPHAMAGCGAAIGQDPNLSHKIVSAASEVSDVPILAKLTPNVTDIAEIAKACEDAGADGLTLINSLGPGMVINIDVAKPVLSNKMGGMSGKAVKPIAIRDVFVVYDAVDIPIIGVGGISNYRDVVEFIYAGASAVQIGTSIMNEGVDVFNRINIGLEGFMKEKGFSSIEEMIGLAHGDING; encoded by the coding sequence ATGTTGAAGACTAATGTTTGTGGTGTTGAATTGGAAAATCCTTTAATGTTAGCCGCAGGAATATTGGGAAGCAATTCATCTTCTCTTAATATGATTTTAAACTCAGGAGCAGGTGGGGTTGTTACTAAATCTTTTTCAAAAGATCCTAATCCTGGTTACATAAACCCTACAACAGTAGGGGTTGATTGTGGAATTATCAATGCGATTGGTTTGTCCAATCCAGGTGTTGATAACTTTTTAGAAGAAATTAAGAAAGTCAACGCTGATGAGGGAAAGGCAGTAATTGCTTCTATTTACGGATCCATGCCTGAGGAATTCAGTTATCTTGTTGAAGCAGTTCAGGAATATGTTGATATGATTGAATTAAATATTTCCTGTCCTCATGCAATGGCCGGTTGTGGGGCAGCTATTGGTCAGGACCCTAATCTTTCTCACAAAATAGTATCTGCTGCCAGTGAAGTGTCAGATGTTCCAATTTTAGCTAAATTAACTCCAAATGTTACAGACATCGCTGAAATTGCAAAGGCCTGTGAAGATGCAGGTGCAGATGGATTGACACTTATTAACTCATTAGGTCCTGGAATGGTAATAAATATTGATGTTGCAAAGCCTGTTTTGTCAAATAAGATGGGTGGAATGAGCGGTAAGGCCGTAAAGCCAATCGCTATTCGTGATGTGTTTGTAGTTTATGATGCGGTTGATATTCCAATTATAGGTGTTGGAGGAATTTCCAATTATCGTGATGTTGTTGAATTTATTTATGCTGGAGCAAGTGCAGTTCAAATAGGAACTTCTATTATGAATGAGGGCGTAGATGTTTTCAATAGGATTAACATTGGTTTAGAGGGATTCATGAAAGAAAAAGGATTTTCTTCAATTGAGGAAATGATTGGTTTAGCACATGGTGATATAAATGGTTAA